One Streptomyces mobaraensis NBRC 13819 = DSM 40847 DNA segment encodes these proteins:
- a CDS encoding WhiB family transcriptional regulator codes for MHIKAHTPSVATDLIPPPVPTEDSLTPLAPLTALTDLDDAIENLGTPVPCRTYDPEVFFAESPADVEYAKSLCQTCPLREACLAGAKDRREPWGVWGGELFVQGVVVARKRPRGRPRKNPVAA; via the coding sequence GTGCACATCAAGGCACACACCCCGTCAGTAGCCACCGACCTGATCCCCCCGCCCGTCCCCACGGAGGACTCCTTGACCCCCCTCGCTCCGCTCACCGCGCTCACCGACCTCGACGACGCGATCGAGAACCTCGGCACCCCCGTGCCGTGCCGCACCTACGACCCCGAGGTCTTCTTCGCCGAGTCCCCGGCCGACGTCGAGTACGCCAAGTCGCTCTGCCAGACCTGCCCGCTGCGTGAGGCCTGCCTCGCCGGCGCGAAGGACCGCCGCGAGCCCTGGGGCGTCTGGGGCGGAGAGCTCTTCGTCCAGGGCGTCGTCGTGGCCCGCAAGCGTCCCCGTGGTCGCCCGCGCAAGAACCCGGTCGCCGCATGA
- the nudC gene encoding NAD(+) diphosphatase gives MTTRTDFAADRITLSGSSGIDRAAHHRLDEAWLSAAWSHPSTRVFVVSGGQALIDDTPDGRTELVMTPAFDAPPTETHRYFLGQDEDGVAYFALQKDSLPGRMDQSARPAGLREAGLLLSPRDAGLLVHAVALENWQRLHRFCSRCGERTVIAAAGHIRRCPACGAEHYPRTDPAVIMLVTDDQDRALLGRQMHWPEGRFSTLAGFVEPGESIEQAVRREVAEEAGVVVGDVEYVASQPWPFPSSLMLGFMARATSPEIQVDGEEIHEARWFSREDLRAAFASGEVLPPTGISIAARLVELWYGEPLP, from the coding sequence GTGACCACCAGGACCGATTTCGCCGCCGACCGCATCACGCTCAGCGGATCGAGCGGCATCGACCGCGCCGCGCACCACCGGCTGGACGAGGCGTGGCTGTCGGCGGCGTGGAGCCACCCGTCGACCCGCGTGTTCGTGGTCTCCGGCGGCCAGGCGCTGATCGACGACACCCCCGACGGCCGTACGGAACTGGTGATGACCCCGGCGTTCGACGCGCCGCCCACCGAGACGCACCGCTACTTCCTCGGCCAGGACGAGGACGGGGTGGCCTACTTCGCCCTCCAGAAGGACAGCCTGCCCGGCCGCATGGACCAGTCCGCGCGCCCCGCCGGCCTCCGCGAGGCGGGCCTGCTGCTCTCCCCGCGCGACGCCGGCCTGCTGGTCCACGCCGTCGCCCTGGAGAACTGGCAGCGCCTCCACCGCTTCTGCTCGCGCTGCGGCGAGCGCACGGTCATCGCCGCCGCCGGCCACATCCGCCGCTGCCCGGCCTGCGGCGCCGAGCACTACCCCCGCACCGACCCCGCGGTGATCATGCTGGTCACCGACGACCAGGACCGCGCCCTGCTCGGCCGCCAGATGCACTGGCCCGAGGGCCGCTTCTCGACCCTCGCCGGCTTCGTCGAGCCGGGCGAGTCCATCGAGCAGGCCGTCCGCCGGGAGGTCGCCGAGGAGGCCGGCGTCGTCGTCGGCGACGTCGAGTACGTCGCCAGCCAGCCCTGGCCCTTCCCCTCCAGCCTCATGCTCGGCTTCATGGCCCGCGCCACCTCCCCGGAGATCCAGGTCGACGGCGAGGAGATCCACGAGGCCCGCTGGTTCTCCCGGGAAGACCTCCGCGCCGCCTTCGCCTCCGGCGAGGTCCTGCCCCCCACCGGCATCTCCATCGCCGCCCGCCTCGTCGAGCTCTGGTACGGCGAACCGCTGCCGTAG
- a CDS encoding ABC1 kinase family protein, whose product MSDLPRKAVARTAKLAALPLGFAGRTALGLGKRIGGRPAEMIAAELQQRTAEQLFATLGQLKGGAMKLGQALSVFESALPEQVAGPYRAALTKLQEAAPPMPVKSVHAALAERLGEDWRDLFEEFDDKPAAAASIGQVHRAVWHDGREVAVKVQYPGAGEALLSDLTQLGRFARLLGPLVPGMDIKPLIAELRDRVSEELDYGLEARAQAAHAREFTEDVDVVVPDVVHHTDQVLVTEWLEGVPLSEVIADGTREQRDRAGQLLARFLFSGAARTGLLHADPHPGNFRLLTGSAPDGPPEKWRLGVLDFGTVDRLPQGLPPEIGTALRLTLEGDAEAVHELLRDEGFVKPGIDLDPGAVLDYLLPIIEPAQVEEFTFTRDWMRAQATRIADPRSPAYQLARQLNLPPAYLLIHRVTTSTIGVLCQLGATVRLRDEMEAWVPGFAAESRSQETPA is encoded by the coding sequence ATGTCTGATCTACCGCGCAAGGCGGTCGCTCGTACCGCCAAGTTGGCCGCGCTGCCCTTGGGGTTCGCCGGACGCACCGCGCTCGGGCTCGGCAAACGCATCGGCGGACGGCCGGCGGAGATGATCGCCGCGGAGTTGCAGCAGCGCACCGCCGAGCAGTTGTTCGCCACGCTGGGTCAGCTCAAGGGCGGGGCGATGAAGCTCGGTCAGGCGCTGTCCGTCTTCGAGTCGGCGCTCCCGGAGCAGGTCGCGGGCCCCTATCGGGCGGCGCTGACCAAGCTTCAGGAGGCGGCGCCCCCGATGCCGGTGAAGTCGGTGCACGCGGCGCTGGCGGAGCGGCTGGGGGAGGACTGGCGAGACCTGTTCGAGGAGTTCGACGACAAGCCGGCCGCGGCGGCGTCGATCGGGCAGGTGCACCGGGCGGTCTGGCACGACGGGCGTGAGGTCGCGGTCAAGGTGCAGTACCCGGGTGCCGGGGAGGCGCTGCTGTCCGACCTCACCCAACTCGGCCGGTTCGCCCGGCTGCTGGGGCCGCTGGTCCCGGGCATGGACATCAAGCCCCTGATCGCCGAGTTGCGCGACCGGGTCTCCGAGGAGCTGGACTACGGGCTGGAGGCGCGCGCCCAGGCCGCCCACGCCCGGGAGTTCACCGAGGACGTGGACGTCGTCGTCCCGGACGTCGTGCACCACACCGATCAAGTGCTGGTGACCGAGTGGCTGGAGGGGGTGCCGTTGTCCGAGGTGATAGCGGACGGCACCCGTGAGCAGCGGGACCGGGCCGGGCAGTTGCTGGCGCGCTTCCTGTTCTCCGGAGCGGCCCGCACCGGGCTGCTGCACGCCGATCCGCACCCGGGGAACTTCCGGCTGCTGACCGGAAGCGCGCCCGACGGCCCGCCCGAGAAGTGGCGACTGGGCGTGCTGGACTTCGGCACGGTGGACCGGCTGCCGCAGGGACTGCCGCCGGAGATCGGGACGGCACTGCGGCTGACGCTGGAGGGCGACGCGGAGGCGGTCCACGAGTTGCTGCGGGACGAGGGGTTCGTCAAGCCGGGGATCGACCTCGACCCGGGCGCGGTGCTCGACTATCTGCTGCCGATCATCGAGCCGGCGCAGGTGGAGGAGTTCACCTTCACCCGCGACTGGATGCGCGCGCAGGCGACGCGGATCGCCGACCCGCGCTCCCCCGCCTACCAGTTGGCCCGTCAGCTCAATCTGCCGCCGGCGTATCTGCTGATCCACCGGGTCACCACCAGCACCATAGGGGTGCTCTGCCAACTGGGCGCGACCGTGCGGCTGCGTGACGAGATGGAGGCGTGGGTCCCGGGGTTCGCGGCCGAAAGCCGGAGTCAGGAGACCCCCGCCTGA
- a CDS encoding UvrD-helicase domain-containing protein, giving the protein MTPRLTDPEQLKELLGIPFTPEQTACITAPPAPQVIVAGAGSGKTTVMAARVVWLVGTGQVAPERVLGLTFTNKAAGELAERVRKALAAAGVTAGEATEEEGPGEPRISTYHAFAGRLLKEHGLRIGLEPTARLLADATRYQLAARVLRTSPGPHPALTRPFGDLVADLLALDAELAEHLVEPEELLAHDEALLKDLDGARLTNADLRKVPETARARRELTGLVAAYRAEKRRRDLLDFGDQIALSAELARTRPEVGRILRDEFSVVLLDEYQDTSVAQRLLLAGLFGGGTGHAVTAVGDPCQAIYGWRGASVANLDEFPRHFPHADGRPAARHSLSENRRSGGRLLRLANGLAAPLRALHEGVEALRPAPGAERDGYVRCALLPTQAEELAWLADSIAHHVRTGTRPGDVAVLCRTAADFARIQAALVERDVPVEVVGLSGLLHLPEIADLVAVCEVLQDPTANASLVRLLTGPRWRIGPRDLALLGRRARTLVPYGSAGTDPERRLAEAVEGRDPAEVISLADALDTFLTGDAPDDGLPFSAEARIRFARLATELRDLRRGLADPLMDVLHRVLATTGLEVELSASPHALAARRRETLNRFLDIAAGFAGLDGDAGLLAFLGFLRTAVQYEKGLDSSLPGSEDTVKVLTAHKSKGLEWDVVAVPGLVAKTFPSEQARDAWTSQARVLPHTLRGDADTLPEVPAWDGKGIAAFKAAMRDHQATEELRLGYVTFTRPRSLLLASGHWWGPEQKRPRGPSAFLHALREHCEAGHGEIEAWADPPEEGATNPALDAAETDRAWPLPLDPGSLALRREAADAVRARLGRLPGLTPAPMAAHDPEWPPPPEEDGEAYPYADSAYEEEYGDAAAHGEEPERDAAAYEDLAHEDDAALADWDALPTTRPTATAPDGTRAAEQTGSPAPVAPQPQALTVVPPPRHERTPAAPREPSAPSAAPRVGLTPEESRLVASWDRDLDALAGELRRARASVHEVPLPASLTASQLVRLAADPDAFAAELARPMPRPPRPAARRGTRFHAWVESRFEALTLPFTVPDGLPGGVDDDERDETDDSGIADERDLAELKAAFERTPYAHRTPYRVEAPFRITLAGRVIRGRIDAVYRTGEEVDGTGAAYEIVDWKTGRDGTADPLQLAVYRLAWAERHGLPPSAVSAAFVHVRDGRVVRPTALPDRAGLERILLGGGAGEGE; this is encoded by the coding sequence GTGACCCCGCGCCTGACCGACCCCGAGCAGCTCAAGGAGCTCCTCGGCATCCCCTTCACCCCGGAGCAGACGGCCTGCATCACCGCGCCGCCCGCCCCGCAGGTCATCGTGGCCGGGGCCGGCTCGGGCAAGACGACGGTGATGGCCGCCCGCGTCGTCTGGCTGGTGGGCACCGGCCAGGTCGCCCCCGAGCGCGTCCTCGGCCTCACCTTCACCAACAAGGCCGCCGGTGAGCTCGCCGAGCGCGTCCGCAAGGCGCTCGCCGCCGCCGGGGTGACGGCCGGCGAGGCCACGGAGGAAGAGGGCCCGGGCGAGCCGCGGATCTCCACGTACCACGCGTTCGCCGGCCGCCTCCTCAAGGAGCACGGCCTGCGCATCGGACTGGAGCCCACCGCCCGCCTCCTCGCCGACGCCACCCGCTACCAGCTCGCCGCCCGCGTCCTGCGCACCTCCCCGGGCCCGCACCCGGCCCTCACCCGCCCGTTCGGCGACCTCGTCGCCGACCTCCTCGCCCTCGACGCCGAGCTCGCCGAGCACCTGGTCGAGCCGGAGGAGCTGCTGGCGCACGACGAGGCCCTCCTCAAGGACCTCGACGGCGCCCGCCTCACCAACGCCGACCTGCGCAAGGTCCCCGAGACCGCCCGCGCCCGGCGTGAACTCACCGGCCTGGTCGCCGCGTACCGCGCGGAGAAGCGCCGCCGCGACCTCCTCGACTTCGGCGACCAGATCGCCCTCTCCGCCGAGCTCGCCCGCACCCGGCCCGAGGTCGGCCGGATCCTCCGCGACGAGTTCTCCGTCGTCCTCCTCGACGAGTACCAGGACACCTCGGTCGCCCAACGCCTGCTGCTCGCCGGCCTGTTCGGCGGCGGCACGGGCCACGCGGTCACCGCCGTCGGCGACCCCTGCCAGGCCATCTACGGCTGGCGCGGGGCCTCCGTCGCCAACCTGGACGAGTTCCCCCGCCACTTCCCGCACGCCGACGGCCGCCCCGCCGCCCGCCACTCCCTCAGCGAGAACCGGCGCAGTGGCGGCCGGCTCCTCCGCCTCGCCAACGGCCTCGCCGCACCCCTGCGCGCCCTTCACGAGGGCGTCGAGGCGCTGCGGCCCGCTCCCGGCGCCGAGCGGGACGGGTACGTGCGCTGCGCCCTGCTGCCCACCCAGGCCGAGGAGCTGGCCTGGCTCGCCGACTCCATCGCGCACCACGTGCGCACCGGCACCCGCCCCGGTGACGTCGCCGTGCTGTGCCGCACGGCGGCGGACTTCGCGCGGATCCAGGCCGCGCTGGTCGAACGGGACGTGCCGGTCGAGGTCGTCGGCCTCTCCGGGCTGCTCCACCTGCCCGAGATCGCCGACCTCGTCGCCGTCTGCGAGGTCCTCCAGGACCCCACCGCCAACGCGTCCCTCGTCCGCCTGCTGACCGGCCCCCGCTGGCGCATCGGCCCCCGCGACCTCGCCCTCCTCGGTCGTCGCGCCCGCACCCTGGTGCCCTACGGCAGCGCGGGCACCGACCCCGAGCGGCGGCTCGCCGAGGCCGTCGAGGGCCGCGACCCGGCCGAGGTGATCTCCCTCGCCGACGCGCTCGACACCTTCCTGACCGGTGACGCGCCCGACGACGGCCTGCCCTTCTCCGCCGAGGCCCGGATCCGCTTCGCCCGCCTCGCCACCGAACTCCGCGACCTGCGGCGCGGCCTGGCCGACCCCCTGATGGACGTCCTGCACCGGGTGCTCGCCACCACCGGCCTGGAGGTCGAGCTCTCCGCCTCGCCGCACGCGCTGGCGGCCCGCCGCCGCGAGACCCTGAACCGGTTCCTGGACATCGCCGCCGGCTTCGCCGGCCTGGACGGCGACGCCGGCCTGCTCGCCTTCCTCGGCTTCCTGCGCACCGCCGTCCAGTACGAGAAGGGGCTCGACAGCTCCCTCCCCGGCTCCGAGGACACGGTCAAGGTCCTGACCGCCCACAAGTCCAAGGGCCTGGAGTGGGACGTCGTCGCCGTCCCCGGCCTCGTCGCCAAGACCTTCCCCAGCGAGCAGGCCCGCGACGCGTGGACCTCCCAGGCCCGCGTCCTCCCGCACACCCTGCGCGGGGACGCCGACACCCTCCCCGAGGTCCCGGCCTGGGACGGCAAGGGCATCGCCGCCTTCAAGGCCGCGATGAGGGACCACCAGGCCACCGAGGAACTGCGCCTCGGCTACGTCACGTTCACCCGCCCCCGCTCCCTCCTCCTCGCCTCCGGCCACTGGTGGGGCCCCGAGCAGAAGCGGCCGCGCGGCCCGTCCGCCTTCCTCCACGCCCTGCGCGAACACTGCGAGGCCGGGCACGGCGAGATCGAGGCGTGGGCGGACCCCCCGGAAGAGGGCGCCACCAACCCCGCCCTCGACGCCGCCGAGACCGACCGCGCCTGGCCGCTCCCCCTGGACCCCGGCTCCCTCGCCCTGCGCCGCGAGGCGGCCGACGCCGTCCGCGCCCGCCTGGGCCGCCTTCCCGGCCTCACCCCGGCGCCGATGGCCGCCCACGACCCGGAGTGGCCCCCTCCGCCGGAGGAGGACGGCGAGGCGTACCCGTACGCCGACTCGGCGTACGAGGAGGAGTACGGAGACGCCGCGGCCCACGGAGAGGAGCCCGAACGCGACGCAGCCGCGTACGAGGACCTCGCCCACGAGGACGACGCCGCCTTGGCGGACTGGGACGCCCTGCCCACCACCCGCCCGACGGCGACCGCGCCCGACGGCACCCGCGCCGCCGAGCAGACCGGCAGCCCCGCGCCGGTGGCGCCCCAGCCGCAGGCACTCACCGTCGTCCCGCCCCCCCGGCACGAGCGGACTCCGGCTGCCCCCAGGGAGCCCTCCGCCCCGAGCGCGGCGCCCCGCGTCGGCCTCACCCCCGAAGAGAGCCGCCTGGTCGCCTCCTGGGACCGCGACCTGGACGCGCTCGCGGGCGAGCTCCGCAGGGCGCGGGCGAGCGTGCACGAGGTGCCGCTGCCCGCGTCGCTGACCGCGTCGCAGCTCGTCCGGCTCGCCGCCGACCCCGACGCGTTCGCGGCCGAGCTGGCCCGGCCCATGCCCCGCCCGCCACGGCCCGCCGCCCGCCGCGGCACCCGTTTCCACGCCTGGGTGGAGTCCCGCTTCGAGGCGCTGACCCTGCCGTTCACCGTCCCGGACGGGCTGCCCGGCGGCGTGGACGACGACGAGAGGGACGAGACCGACGACTCCGGGATCGCCGACGAGCGGGACCTCGCCGAGCTCAAGGCGGCGTTCGAGCGCACGCCGTACGCCCACCGCACGCCCTACCGGGTGGAGGCGCCGTTCCGGATCACCCTCGCGGGCCGGGTGATCCGCGGCCGGATCGACGCCGTCTACCGGACCGGGGAGGAAGTCGACGGCACCGGCGCCGCCTACGAGATCGTCGACTGGAAGACGGGCCGGGACGGCACCGCCGACCCCCTCCAGCTCGCCGTCTACCGCCTCGCCTGGGCCGAGCGGCACGGCCTGCCGCCGTCGGCCGTCTCCGCCGCCTTCGTCCACGTCCGCGACGGCCGCGTGGTCCGTCCGACCGCGCTGCCGGACCGGGCGGGGCTGGAGAGGATCCTGCTCGGAGGGGGTGCCGGGGAGGGTGAGTGA
- a CDS encoding ATP-dependent DNA helicase UvrD2, protein MTAATHSSLFPQVPETADAVLDGLDPEQRAVATALGGPVCVLAGAGTGKTRAITHRIAYGVRSGVFQPTSVLAVTFTNRAAGEMRGRLRQLGAAGVQARTFHSAALRQLQYFWPKAVGGELPRLAERKVQIVAEAAARCRIRLDRNELRDVTSEIEWSKVTQTVPEDYPAAIVKAGRDAPRDPAETAKIYGIYEQLKRERGVIDFEDVLLLTVAVLQDRQDIAETVRRQYQHFVVDEYQDVSPLQQRLLDLWLGDRDSLCVVGDASQTIYSFTGATPDHLLNFRSRHPRATVVRLVRDYRSTPQVVHLANGLLAQARGKAAEHRLELVSQRERGPEPAFAEYADEPAEAEGVARRVRDLIASGVPASEIAVLYRINAQSEVYEQALADVGVPYQLRGAERFFERPEVREAQILLRGAARAGGGTDPQLAGAEDLPDQVRAVFSTRGWTAEPPAGSGAVRDRWESLAALVRLAEDFAAARPDAGLADLVTELQERTEAQHAPTVEGVTLASLHAAKGLEWDAVFLVGLTEGMMPITYAKTDEQLEEERRLLYVGVTRARRHLTLSWALSRAPGGRPSRRPSRFLNGLRPGSPASGPGATGSSAARGHVSFGSGFGADPADGGARPAAGSRGGASRARRPARCRVCGRTLTDAGEIKLLRCEDCPSDLDEGLHERLRDWRADQARRLGQPAFCVFTDKTLLAIAEAVPETEGELAAISGVGARKLGRFGADVLALCAGREPERREGLENSPEK, encoded by the coding sequence GTGACAGCAGCAACGCACTCCTCCCTTTTCCCTCAGGTGCCGGAGACCGCCGACGCCGTGCTCGACGGGCTCGACCCGGAGCAGCGCGCGGTGGCAACGGCCCTGGGCGGGCCGGTGTGCGTGCTGGCCGGTGCCGGTACGGGCAAGACGCGCGCGATCACCCACCGGATCGCGTACGGCGTACGGTCCGGGGTGTTCCAGCCCACGAGCGTGCTCGCCGTCACCTTCACCAACCGGGCGGCCGGCGAGATGCGCGGCCGGCTGCGGCAGCTCGGCGCGGCGGGGGTGCAGGCCCGGACGTTCCACTCGGCCGCGCTGCGTCAGCTGCAGTACTTCTGGCCCAAGGCCGTGGGCGGCGAGCTGCCCCGGCTGGCCGAGCGCAAGGTGCAGATCGTCGCGGAGGCGGCGGCCCGCTGCCGGATCCGGCTGGACCGCAACGAGCTGCGGGACGTGACGTCCGAGATCGAATGGTCCAAGGTCACCCAGACCGTCCCCGAGGACTACCCCGCCGCCATCGTCAAGGCCGGCCGCGACGCCCCCCGCGACCCGGCGGAGACCGCCAAGATCTACGGCATCTACGAGCAGCTCAAACGCGAGCGCGGCGTGATCGACTTCGAGGACGTGCTGCTGCTCACCGTGGCCGTCCTCCAGGACCGGCAGGACATCGCCGAGACCGTCCGCCGGCAGTACCAGCACTTCGTGGTGGACGAGTACCAGGACGTCAGCCCCCTCCAGCAACGCCTGCTGGACCTGTGGCTGGGGGACAGGGACAGCCTCTGCGTGGTCGGCGACGCCAGCCAGACCATCTACTCCTTCACCGGCGCCACCCCGGACCACCTGCTGAACTTCCGCTCCCGCCACCCCCGGGCCACGGTCGTCCGGCTCGTCCGCGACTACCGCTCCACCCCGCAGGTGGTCCACCTGGCCAACGGGCTGCTCGCCCAGGCCCGCGGCAAGGCCGCGGAGCACCGCCTGGAGCTCGTCTCCCAGCGCGAGCGCGGCCCCGAGCCCGCCTTCGCCGAGTACGCCGACGAGCCGGCCGAGGCGGAGGGCGTCGCCCGCCGGGTCCGCGACCTCATCGCCTCCGGGGTGCCCGCGAGCGAGATCGCGGTGCTGTACCGGATCAACGCCCAGTCCGAGGTCTACGAGCAGGCCCTCGCGGACGTCGGCGTGCCGTACCAGCTGCGCGGGGCCGAGCGGTTCTTCGAACGGCCCGAGGTGCGCGAGGCCCAGATCCTGCTGCGGGGCGCCGCGCGGGCGGGCGGCGGCACCGATCCGCAGCTGGCCGGCGCCGAGGACCTGCCCGACCAGGTGCGGGCCGTGTTCTCGACCCGGGGCTGGACCGCGGAGCCGCCCGCCGGATCGGGCGCGGTCCGCGACCGCTGGGAATCCCTCGCCGCCCTGGTACGGCTCGCCGAGGACTTCGCCGCCGCCCGCCCGGACGCCGGCCTCGCCGACCTGGTCACCGAGCTCCAGGAGCGGACGGAGGCCCAGCACGCCCCCACGGTCGAGGGTGTGACGCTCGCCTCACTGCACGCCGCCAAGGGCCTGGAGTGGGACGCCGTCTTCCTGGTCGGGCTCACCGAGGGCATGATGCCGATCACCTACGCCAAGACGGACGAGCAGTTGGAGGAGGAGCGCCGCCTCCTCTACGTCGGCGTCACCCGGGCGCGCCGGCACCTGACCCTGTCGTGGGCCCTCTCCCGCGCGCCCGGCGGCCGCCCCTCCCGGCGCCCCAGCCGGTTCCTCAACGGCCTGCGGCCCGGCTCCCCGGCGTCCGGTCCGGGCGCCACCGGCTCGTCGGCCGCCCGCGGCCACGTCTCGTTCGGGTCCGGCTTCGGGGCCGACCCCGCTGACGGCGGTGCCCGGCCGGCCGCCGGGTCGCGCGGCGGCGCCTCACGGGCGCGCCGGCCCGCACGGTGCCGGGTCTGCGGCCGGACGCTGACCGACGCGGGCGAGATCAAACTGCTGCGCTGCGAGGACTGCCCCAGCGACCTCGACGAGGGGCTGCACGAGCGGCTCCGCGACTGGCGGGCCGACCAGGCCCGGCGGCTCGGCCAGCCCGCCTTCTGCGTCTTCACCGACAAGACGCTGCTGGCCATCGCCGAGGCCGTGCCGGAAACGGAGGGGGAGCTCGCCGCCATCTCCGGGGTGGGGGCCCGCAAGCTGGGACGGTTCGGGGCCGACGTCCTGGCCCTCTGTGCCGGCCGTGAGCCGGAGCGGCGCGAGGGCCTGGAGAATTCTCCGGAAAAATAG
- a CDS encoding dipeptidase: MSDTPDSAVRAYIQQHRAAFLDDLAEWLRIPSVSADPGHADDVRRSADWLADRLRATGFPVAEVWETAGAPAVFAEWPSGDEGAPTVLVYGHHDVQPATREDGWHTEPFEPVVKDGRMYARGAADDKGQVFFHTLGVRAHLAATGRTAPAVNLKLIIEGEEEFGSPNFPDLLRAHADRLACDAVIVSDTGMWAEDTPTVCTGLRGLVECQVDLYGPDQDIHSGAFGGAVPNPATEAARLAAALHDEDRRVAIRGFYDGILELTDRERELFAELPFDEKRWTRGAHSHATLGEAGYSTLERVWARPTAEVNGISGGYQGPGGKTIVPSSAQLKLSFRLVAGQDTDRVQEAVREWIAGRLPAGIRHELTFTGATRPCLTPLDHPALQAVARAMGRAFGQQVRFTREGGSGPAADLQDVLGVPVLFLGISVPSDGWHAPNEKVELDLLMKGVETAAHLWDDLATGDTSWTRRAH, from the coding sequence ATGAGCGACACCCCGGACAGTGCCGTCCGCGCGTACATCCAGCAGCACCGCGCCGCCTTCCTCGACGACCTCGCCGAGTGGCTGCGCATCCCCTCCGTGTCGGCCGACCCCGGCCACGCGGACGATGTGCGCCGCAGCGCGGACTGGCTGGCGGACCGGCTCAGGGCGACCGGCTTCCCGGTCGCCGAGGTCTGGGAGACCGCCGGCGCCCCGGCCGTCTTCGCCGAGTGGCCCTCCGGCGACGAGGGCGCGCCGACGGTGCTCGTCTACGGCCACCACGACGTCCAGCCGGCCACCCGGGAGGACGGCTGGCACACCGAGCCGTTCGAGCCGGTCGTCAAGGACGGCCGGATGTACGCCCGCGGCGCCGCCGACGACAAGGGCCAGGTGTTCTTCCACACCCTCGGCGTCCGCGCCCACCTGGCGGCCACCGGCCGGACCGCCCCCGCCGTCAACCTCAAGCTGATCATCGAGGGCGAGGAGGAGTTCGGCTCGCCGAACTTCCCGGACCTGCTCCGCGCGCACGCGGACCGCCTCGCCTGTGACGCGGTGATCGTCTCCGACACCGGCATGTGGGCCGAGGACACCCCGACCGTCTGCACCGGCCTGCGCGGCCTGGTCGAGTGCCAGGTCGACCTGTACGGCCCGGACCAGGACATCCACTCCGGCGCGTTCGGCGGCGCCGTGCCCAACCCGGCCACCGAGGCGGCCCGGCTGGCCGCCGCGCTGCACGACGAGGACCGCCGCGTGGCGATCCGCGGCTTCTACGACGGCATCCTCGAGCTCACCGACCGCGAGCGTGAGCTCTTCGCGGAGCTGCCGTTCGACGAGAAGCGCTGGACGCGCGGGGCGCACTCGCACGCCACCCTCGGCGAGGCCGGCTACAGCACGCTGGAGCGCGTCTGGGCCCGCCCGACAGCCGAGGTCAACGGCATCTCCGGCGGCTACCAGGGCCCCGGCGGCAAGACGATCGTCCCGTCCTCGGCGCAGCTGAAGCTCTCCTTCCGCCTGGTCGCGGGCCAGGACACCGACCGCGTCCAGGAAGCGGTCCGGGAGTGGATCGCCGGCCGCCTCCCGGCCGGCATCCGCCACGAGCTCACGTTCACGGGCGCCACCCGCCCCTGCCTGACGCCGCTCGACCACCCGGCGCTCCAGGCCGTCGCCCGCGCCATGGGCCGCGCCTTCGGGCAGCAGGTCCGCTTCACCCGCGAGGGCGGCTCCGGACCGGCCGCCGACCTCCAGGACGTCCTCGGCGTCCCGGTCCTGTTCCTCGGCATCTCCGTGCCCTCCGACGGCTGGCACGCGCCGAACGAGAAGGTCGAGCTCGACCTCCTCATGAAGGGCGTGGAGACCGCCGCCCACCTCTGGGACGACCTCGCCACCGGCGACACGTCCTGGACGCGCCGCGCGCACTGA
- a CDS encoding mycoredoxin → MSAVTMYSTTWCGYCRRLKSQMDREGIAYTEVNIEQDPESAAFVEKANNGNQTVPTVLFPDGSTLTNPSLAQVKAKIGA, encoded by the coding sequence ATGTCCGCCGTGACGATGTACAGCACCACCTGGTGCGGCTACTGCCGCCGTCTGAAGAGCCAGATGGACCGCGAGGGAATCGCGTACACCGAGGTGAACATCGAGCAGGACCCCGAGTCCGCCGCCTTCGTGGAGAAGGCCAACAACGGCAACCAGACGGTCCCGACCGTCCTGTTCCCCGACGGCTCGACGCTGACCAACCCCTCCCTGGCCCAGGTCAAGGCCAAGATCGGCGCCTGA